One window of the Gopherus evgoodei ecotype Sinaloan lineage unplaced genomic scaffold, rGopEvg1_v1.p scaffold_36_arrow_ctg1, whole genome shotgun sequence genome contains the following:
- the LOC115641841 gene encoding olfactory receptor 52B2-like, whose translation MSDSNTTDFTNPSTFILLGIPGLEEAHVWISIPFCTMYVIAILGNITILFIVKMDPSLHGPMYYFLCLLAVTDLIMSTSILPKMLSIFWFSAREISFSACLTQLYVFHSFSVIESGNFVAMAFDRYVAICDPLRHATTLTNPVVAKISLAVVLRGSMLVLPYPFLLRRWPYCRTNIIPQPYCAHMAVLKLACADIRVSSYYGLFVIICVMGLDVIFIILSYTQILRAIFSLPTKDARLKTLGTCSSHLCSILVFYIPGLFFSLSYRFQQNVPLHFHILIVNVYYLMPSMLNHIIYGVRTKQIRGRVLRLFTLKET comes from the coding sequence atgtcagattccaacacaactgacttcaccaacccctccaccttcatcctgctgggcattcctggcctggaggaggCCCACGTCTGGAtttccatccccttctgcaccatgtacgtcatagccatcttggggaacatcaccatcctgttcattgtgaagatGGATCCGAGCCTCCATggccccatgtactatttcctctgcttgCTGGCTGTCACCGACCTGATCATGTCTACGTCCATcctgcccaaaatgctgagcatcttctggttcagtgctagggagatcagtttcagtgcctgcctcacccagctgTATGTCTTTCACTCCTTCTCAGTGATAGAGTCAGGAAACTTCGTGGCCATGGCTTTCgatcgctatgtggccatttGTGATCCCCTGAGACATGCAACCACACTGACAAACCCTGTGGTGGCTAAGATCAGCCTGGCCGTGGTGCTGCGTGGCAGCATGCTCGTATTACCCTACCCCTTCCTGTTGAGGcggtggccatattgcagaaccaacatcatccctCAGCCATACTGTGCCCACATGGCCGTATTGAAGCTGGCCTGTGCCGACATCCGCGTCAGCAGTTACTATGGCCTCTTTGTGATAATCTGTGTGATGGGTCTGgatgtcatttttattattttgtcctATActcagatcctcagggccatcttctccctccccacaaaggatgctCGTCTCAAGACTTTGGGGACCTGTAGCTCCCACCTATGTTCCATCTTAGTCTTTTACATCCCAGGtctattcttctctctctcttaccgGTTTCAACAGAATGTGCCCCTTCATTTCCATATTCTCATAGTCAATGTGTACTATTTGATGCCTTCCATGCTGAACCACATCATCTACggggtgaggaccaaacagatccgggGCAGGGTGCTCCGGCTCTTTACTCTTAAAGAGACTTAA
- the LOC115641969 gene encoding olfactory receptor 51G2-like has product MSAVNDTKFSSAVFLLTGIPGQEDVHLWISILFCLVYVISIVGNSVILFIVKTDPSLHEPMYIFLSMLAITDLALSIATMPTTLGIFLFNSREIGLDACFAQLFFIHSLSFIESSVLLLMAFDRFVAICNPLRYASILTLPRIGKMGLVFVLRGVSLIFPLPFLLKRFQYCRANVLSHCYCLHQDVIKMACADITVNYIYGFFLIVTVVGLDPLFIFLSYVMILKTVLKVMSNVEFLRALNTCVSHLCAVLLFYAPRIGLGLIHGYWKTSPRLLNLFLGYISLFVPPLMNPIVYSVKSQHLSARIIRMFFK; this is encoded by the coding sequence atgtcagctgtcaatgacaccaaattcagctctgcagtgttccttctcacagggatacctgggcaggaagacgtccatctctggatctctatCCTCTTCTGCTTAGTATATGTTATTtcaatagtaggaaattcagtcattctgttcattgtAAAAACAGATCCAAGTCTCCATGAACCtatgtacatttttctttccatgttgGCTATCACAGACCTTGCCTTGTCAATAGCCACCATGCCTACAACACTGGGTATATTCTTGTTTAACTCTAGGGAGATCGGTCTGGATGCTTGTTttgcccagctgttcttcatccactcaCTTTCATTCATTGAGTCGTCGGTACTCCTGTTGATGGCCTTTGATCGCTTTGTTGctatctgtaacccactgagatATGCTTCTATCTTAACCCTCCCAAGAATAGGAAAGATGGGACTGGTGTTTGTGCTAAGAGGGGTGTCTTTAATATtcccactcccctttctccttaaaCGGTTCCAATATTGTCgagccaatgtcctctcccattgcTACTGCCTGCACCAGGATGTTATTAAGATGGCTTGTGCGGACATCACAGTCAACTACATCTATGGCTTCTTTCTTATAGTTACAGTGGTAGGGTTGGATCCACTGTTCATCTTCCTCTCATATGTtatgatcctcaaaacagtgctgaaagTCATGTCCAATGTGGAGTTTCTTAGAGCCCTGAACACAtgtgtctcccacctctgtgctgtcCTCCTCTTCTACGCACCACGGATTGGCTTGGGTCTGATACACGGATATTGGAAGACCTCTCCTCGACTGCTCAATCTTTTCCTGGGCTACATCTCTCTGTTTGTCCCACCACTTATGAACCCAATTGTGTATAGTGTGAAAAGCCAACACCTTTCTGCTAGGATAATCAGGATGTTCTTCAAGTGA